The region CAGCCAGCCGGAGTCCGGCGGAGCCGATGCCGAGAACGCTGACGTGCCCAGCGTCGCGGCGGTGCATCAACAGCTTGCGGAGATCAACCGGCGACTCGCGGCGATCGAGGAACGCCTGAACGAACTTGCCCGCTGACCTGCCAGCAGCTACCCGGCAACTGCACCGAAGAACGTCTTGAGCGCGCCGAACGTGGTCTTCACGAACTCCGCGGATTCGGTCGGCTGCTGCACGACCATAACCACGACCACGATCAGCACAGCCCAACCGAACAGCTTCGGGAGCACCCCGCCGCCGGTCTTCATCATCGGAAACGACTGCTTGGCCATGACCTTCTCCCTCGTTCAGAGTGTTGACTGCTTTCGCTGTCATGCCTCAAGAATCGATCGACTTTGCGATGATGGGGAGATGAGTCGCGGGTGAGTCGGAGGTGAGTCGTTCGACTCACCTGGCTCTGACCAGGGGGAACGCCAGGGGAGGGACCGTGCCCGTAGAGGAACCCGAAGCAACGCCTTTGAAGCGCGCACGTCTCGCGAGTGGCATGTCGCAGATGGAGACCCGCACCAAGCTCCGCGAAGTCCGACGTCGTCGCGGCAAGATGCCCCCGAAAGACGTGAGCCTGAAGCGGATGTACACGGAGTGGGAGCAGGGTCGCGTCCTTCCGACCGACTGGCGCGACGAACTATGCGAGGTCTTCGCGCTCCCGCCAGCGGCTCTAGGCTTCGTGGACACGGCGCCGCCGCCGTCTGCATTGGACATTCCATCGGCGCTGGAGATCACCAGGATCGACGCCGAGATCGTCGAAATGTTGGAGCAGCAGACCGACCACTACCGTCTCATGGACCGGAAGGTCGGCGCGGCGATCATCCCGCAGACCGTCGCACATGTTGAGCACATGGAGAAGCTGTTACGCACTGCCCTGCCTGGAAAGCACTCCCACCTGGCCGCGGTCGCACTTGCGGAGGGCGCAGCCTTGGCGGGCTGGCAGGCGCTCGATGCAGGTGACGTCACGAAGGCGTGGAACCTGCACGACGTCGCGAAAGCTGCTGCCCGGCAAGGTGAAGACCCTGCTGTGTTCGCTCACGTGACGGCTCAGCAGGCGTACGCGCTTCTCGACGCCGGCCGGGCCACCGAAGCAGTCGAGCTAGTCCAGTACGCACACACCCCCGAAATCGCGCGGCGTGTCCCGGCTCGGCTTCGTGCCTGGCTTGCAGCTGCGGAGGCGGAGTTTCTCGCTGCCGCTGGCCAGCACCGCCAGGCGCTCACGATGCTCGATCAGGCGGCCGACGCCCTACCCGAAGGCGACACCGATCCGGAACTGCCTTTCCTGATGCTGAACAGCACGCACCTCGCCCGTTGGCGTGGTCACTGCCTCGCCAGGCTAGGCGCTGACGAGGCAGTCGATGACCTTACGAGAGCCCTGGAGGGTAGTCAGGTCTTGTCCTCGAAGCGGGCGGAGTCGGGCCTTCGGGTCGATCTCGCCTTAGCGCTGCGGAAGCGTGGCGACATCGAAGGTTCGAAAACGCATGCGCAGAGAGCCGCGGAACTGGCGGGCAGTACGGGATCAGCACGACAGCGCGCACGGATCGCGAAGCTGCTCGTGGACTAGCTCACCTGCCGAGAGCCAAGTAGTGGAGAAGGCCGACGAGGGTGCCGGAGTTCTTCACCTTTCCCTCGCGGATCAGGTTGGGCACGTTGGCCACGGGGACCCACTCGAACTTGCCTTCGTTGACCTCCGTGGCGTCTCCGACCAGCTCAGCGCCCCGGCCGAGAAAGACGTGGTGAGGATTGCGCAGCATGCCTACTGCTGGTTCGAATGTGACTAGTGGTTCGATCTTTCGAGGCTTATAGCCGGTTTCCTCGATCAGCTCCCGCAACGCTGTCTCCTGCGGGTCTTCCCCCTCGTCGATGATCCCTCCGGGGAGCTCCCAGTTCCAGATATCCGGCGCGAACCGGTGCCGCCATGCCATGAGCACATGCTCTTCTGCGTCGTCGAGAAGCACGGTCATCGCAGGAGGTGGAAACCACACAGTGTGGTGCTCGAAGCGCTCTCCTGAAGGTTGCGAGATATCGGCCAAGCCGACGCGTACCCACGCGCTCTCGTACACAGGACGCTCACCATGCACGGTCCACGTGCCCTCTTGGTCAGCCACTGATCAGCCCTTCTCTCGGACTATCGAAAGTTCGTTCTCTTGGTGTTCCCCGGTGCAGCTAGCGAGAACGGTAGGCGTCTCGCCTATGAGCGACGGTCACCACGGTGACAAGGATCTGCTCGTCGTTGATCGAGTACAGGGCTCGGTATTCGCCGCGACGGGTGCTGTGCAGTTCCTCGAATGGCGCATCGAGGCGCTTACCCAGACGGTGCGGGTTGTCAGCGACCGGCCCCGTGAGGTGGTCGTGCATCGCCATGGCCGCAGCCAAGGGGAGGCGGTTCATCTGGCGCCTGGCGGCAGCCGTGTAGCTGATCGTGTAGCTGCCTCGTGGGCTCATTCGTTGGCCGCGCGTGCTCGGAGGTCCTCTGCCATCTGATCAGCGGAAACCGTTCGGCCGGCTGCCATGTCGGCGAGTCCTTCGCGGAGGTCCCGTACGAGCTCGGAGTCGGAGAGCACTTCGATCGTTTCTCGCAGCCGATCGATCTCGCCCGACGGCACGACGTCGGCAACGTGCTCGCCATGCGCGATGACGGGCACGCTCTCGCCACGTTCGGCACGCTGGACGGCTTCGTTCCATGACGCCAGGCCATCGGCGGACACGCTCACTGGCTGCTCGCTCATGGTGTTCATTGTGCGGCATCCTCTCTTCGGTCGACCAGCGCCGAAGGCTGGAACAGGGTTTGTCAGGGAGTGCCCTCTAGGAGCTAGACCGCTGGTGAGGCCGTGAACGCCGCTCTAGCGGCCCCTCTAGATCTAGAGGCCGTCACCTCTAGATCTAGAGGGCTCCGTAGCGGCCCTCAGGCCGCCTCTGACGAACCGCGTGCGTCCTGCCGAGGCCTGGTGGGGCGAGTAGCGCCACAGCCGGGAGATCGGCGCTCAAGAGGCCCTGAGATCGCCACAGACGCCGCGAAGGCGTCCACCCGGTACCAGGAGGCCGGGCAACCGGGTTGTGGGCCGCGCCGCGCTCCGCTTCGTCGGCTCAGTTCCCGGCTCAGTTCGCCCCCGTACAACCACCCAACCACTGTTCCAGCAATTGCGCTGACCAGCAGTTTTGTACGACTTTGTGCTGATGTGAACCACAGACCGGAGATCTTGTAAGCGGACGGTCAGGGGTTCGAGTCCCCTCAGCGGCTCCGACGCCCTCCACCATTGAAGACAGCCGCCGGCGAACGCGCCAGGTGCGCAGCGGTGGCATGGTGGGTCCAGACCTCTCGGGCTCTGCGGCACACCGGTGCGGCAGCGGGTCCACACGCGAACGCACCGGACAGGTCATCCGTCCGGTGCGTTCGTCGTCAGGTTGCAGCGCGGTCGCCTACGAACGTGTTGACCAGACCGCTCGACGCATGGTTCAGGGCTGGCCCGGGCCGCCTCCCGGAGGCCGGCCGGCGCCGCCCTGCTCGGGGCCGCCCTGCTCGCCCTGGCGGTCGACGTACTTGCGCGCTTGCTCGGCACCGCGGTTGATCTTGTCGCTGTGCTTGCCGCCCGTCTTCTCGTCGGCGGCGGACGCGGCCTTGTCGATTCCCCGGTGGAACTTGTCGGGGCTCTTGCCGACGAACTCCTTCAGCTTGTCCATGATGCTCATGTCCGGACCTCCTCCCGGCCTCGACGGGCCCGCGCATCGCACCCGAGCGGGCCACCCCCGGCTACCCGGTCGCAAAGACGGCAAACGCGGGAAAACGCGTGCCGGAAGACCAGGCGTCGGAGTCATCCAAAGTGGATGGATGTGTTGCATCGACCGCGATGCAACCGAAAAGCAACGAATGTCCGCATGATGCGCTTGTGTCGAACGGGAATTCGTACGTCTATGTCGCCGAGTCGGCCGACCGTGTCGCCGGCTCACGGACCCGCCGTGGGCTGACGCTCCAGGCCCCGTGTGCGGCCCGCTGCGGGGTGGCGTTGACGCGGGCCGCCTGCGGGTATGCCATGGACGTGCAGGCCCGTCGTGGGAGGTGAGCGGCATGCGGCGCACCCGGCGCGAGGTCGCCCTGATCACCGACGCGGCCCCGTCGCTCACCGAGGAGCAGCGCGGGCGCAAGCGCACGTACTCGGTCCTGATGGTGCTGCACCTGGCCGGGCTGACGCTGGCAGCCCTGCTCGTGGACGTGCCGTGGCTGGCGCTGGGAATCCTGGTGCTGACCGGGCCGCTGCTCTGGGTGGCGACGGTGCTGGCCAACTCCCGGCCGCCGCCGGAGCGGCGCCGCCGCGCGCCGCCACCGTGCCGGGCTCTCGGGGGCTGAGCGGGTCAGGGCCGCAGCACGGGGTCGAGGAGGACCGGGATCGCGGCGCAGGAGCCGATGTCGGCCGCGAGCTCGAGCCTGCGACCGGCGCCCAGGTCGGCGGTCAGTTCCACGACCTCGCCGGTGCGCACGGTGCTGCGCTTGCGCACCTCGCCGTCGAGCGGACCTCGAACGTGACCGCGCAGCTCTGCGAATGGTCGTCCAGGGCGGCCCGTGCGCGCAGCTCGCGCATCCCGTCGGCGTTGTAGGTGGTCACGGACGTGCCCGGGTGGACGAGCGCGCGCTCGGGGTTCCGGCCCGCCACGGTGGCGCGCCCGACCGCGACGTAGTCGCCGCCCTCGACGGCGTCGGCATCGAGCAGGTTCACCTCGTCCGACTCCGGCTCGGCCACCGGTGTTGTCGGCGCCGGGGTGTCCGCCGAGGCCGAGGCCGTCGTTCGCGTCGCGGGTGGTGGCTCCTCCTTGCCCCACAAGCGATCCCGCACCGACAAGCCGTCAGCGAGCCAGCTGATGGAGCTGCCCAGCAACGTGAGCAGTGCCAGCAGGGCGCCGATCGCGGACAGCTTGGTGCCCGTGTTCCAGCTCGACCACCGCTTCGACACCTCGACGCGCTCCCGAACCGGTCAGTCCGCCCGCAGCACGGGGTTGATCACGACCGGGTACACGCCGGTGCACCCGCTGGAGAGTCCTCAGCGGCCACGGTCAGCCGGAAACCTCCTCCGACGTTGGCGATCAGCTCCACCGTCTGGCCGACCACCACGTTCTCCTTGTGCACTCGTGCCGTCGACCTTCACGTCGAAGGCGACCGAGCAGCCCGCGGAGCTGTCCTGCAGCCCGACCAGGGCGCAGAAGGTCCGCATGCCCGGGTCGATGTTGTAGGACACCGAGCCCGAGGTGCCGTCGAACAGCAGCCGGGCGAGGGCGGCGACGTCGTCGGCCGCGTCGTCGCGGTCGTGGTCGGCCGGGCGCGCTGGCTGGTCGAGGCGGTTGTGCTCGGCGCGGTGCTGGGCGTCGCCGGTGGCGCCGCGACGGTGACGGTGGGCGCTGACGCGGCCTGGGATCCGTGCTGCCGGTCGATGAGGTAGGCGACGAGGACGACCACGCACGCAAGCGTCAATGCGATGAGGACCACGGTTGTCCTGCGCTTGCCCTTTCCGGGAAGCGTCCGGAGTGCCGCCGTCGTGCGGGCTCGAACTGCCGTTCAACGTTACGAAGAGAGATTAGTCGAGCACGCACCGTCGCCATGGCGTGTTCACCGAGCTGTAGCCTCTCCGGCGCTTCCGGCCGTCGCGGGCGCGGGCCCCGATCTCCGGCCCGGAATCGCGATTCTGCGCCGTTCAACGGTAAAAGTGTGAATTGCGTACCGGGTATGTCCGCGGCTCCGCCAAAAGTCGGCGATCTCGTCGCTATCAGGCAGAACCTTGGTGGCGAATTGTGACCAAACCATGGACAAACCACACGGACGAGTGAAATCTGAGCGCGTTTCTATCCCTGTTGCACCCCACGGCAACTGAAGGAGACCAACGTGTCCATCGCTCGTACCCTCGCCGGCGCGGTCGGCGCCGCGCTCGCCATGGCGACCTTCGCCGCGCCCGCCCAGGCCGCCGAGCCGACGCCCCCGCCGGACATGCGTCCGATGATCATCGACGGCTCCGAGGTGGACAGCGCGCCGTGGGCGGCGCGGTTGTTCGTCAACGGCCAGGAGAACTGCTCGGCCACCATCATCGCCCCCGAGTGGGTGCTGACCGCCCAGCACTGCGTCGACGGCGCGGGCGACGGCGTCAGCTTCAACATCGGCAACGTCGACCAGACCCAGGGCGAGAAGGCGAACGCCAAGCCGGGCGGCGTGCACGTGCACGACACCGCCGACCTGGCGCTGGTCAACATCGACCACGCCGTGCAGACCGAGTACGCGCCGCTGGGCTCCACCGGCGACGTCAACGTCGGCGACACCGCCCAGACCTACGGCTGGGGTGCGACCTGCACCGACAAGCCCGAGATCCAGTGCCAGTCGCAGATCCTGAAGGTCGCCAACGTCAACGTGACCGACATCGCCTGCCAGGACTACCGCGGCGGCACCGCGGTCTGCGCGACCCGCGGCGACGGCATCCCGGCCGGCGGTGACTCCGGCGGCCCGATGTTCGCCAACAACGTGCAGGTGGGCGTGGCCTCGACCAGCGACCGCGCGGAGAACACCGCCTACACCAACATCACCGAGTACCGCGACTGGATCAAGCAGCTCGCCGGGGTCTGATCGCCCCGAGTGTGACGCGTATCGCCCGGACGCCCCGCGCCGCGTCCGGGCGATACCTGTATTTCCCAACGAGTTCACCTGAAGAGAGCACGAAGGCGCACGGCCGCATTTGATCGATTCGGACCGTGTCCGACGATGTCCCCCGGATGGCGGGTTTGCCCAGGTCAGCAGCGGGGTAGCGCATTGATCCGTATTGGCGCAGCAGACTCTTATCATCAGCGCTGTTTATTTCGCAACAATCCTGTCGGGCTCGTCACGTGTAAAATCGCGTTGCGCCTGGTAGAGACGCCAGGAAACGCGTGCGAACCTGACGCGTTACGGAGGTTCTGTTAAGTTGGCACAGCATGACCGGCGACAAACCGAGCCATAACAGCGCCGCACGGAATGGCGGAAGCGGTTCAGCCGGGCGGTTGGAGATCGACGCTCCGGTCGTCGCGGACGGCCCCGCACTCTACCGGATCACCCGTGATTCGGGAGTGCTCGATGTGAACTCGTCCTACTCGTATTTGTTGTGGTGTAGGGACTTCGCGCAGACCTCAGCGGTGGCGCGTGTCGACGGCGAGGTCGTGGGTTTCGTGACCGGCTTCATCCGGCCGGACGCCAGCGACACGATCGTGGTCTGGCAGATCGCCGTCGATGCCTCCCAGCGCGGTGGTGGCGTGGCGGGCAAGCTCCTGTCGCACCTGTTGGACCGGGTCGTGCCGCGAGGTGTCCGCTATCTGGAGACGACCATCACCCCGGACAACACCGCATCGATCAAGTTGTTCTCCGCCCTGGCCAGGGACCGGGGAGCCGAGCTGGTGAGCAGCGAGCTGTTCACCGCCGAGCTGTTCCCGGACGCCCACCTGGGCGAGGACCTGTACCGCATCGGTCCCTTCGCGGCGGCTCCGGCCGCGGCCGGAGGGGCGTGAACGGCGCCACCCACACCGTGACCCTCATTGGTGGAAGAGATCTTGTTGCAGCCCGCGACCGCCGCCAGGTGGCAGCACTGGTCCGGAGGTCACACCGCTTCCGGGCGCGGTCGCAGGGCGCGAACGGAGGATCGTGAACAACATCTTCGAAAGTCTTGAGTCCGAGGTCCGCAGCTACTGCCGCACCTGGCCCGCGGTGTTCGACGTCGCCAAGGGCAGCTACCTCTACGCCGAGGACGGCACCGCCTACCTCGACTTCTTCGCGGGGGCCGGTGCGCTCAACTACGGGCACAACAACCCGGTCCTGAAGCGCAAACTGCTCGAATACCTGGAGCGCGACGGCGTCACCCACGGGCTCGACCAGGCCACCAAGGCCAAACGGGAGTTCCTGGAGACCCTCGACGAGAAACTGCTGAAACCGCGCGGTCTGGACTACAAGGTCCAGTTCCCCGGGCCGACAGGCACCAACTCGGTGGAGTCGGCGCTGAAACTGGTCCGCAAGATCACCGGGCGCGAGTCGATCATCAGCTTCACCAACGCCTTCCACGGCATGACGCTGGGTTCGCTGTCGGTGACGGGCAACTCGATGAAGCGCGGCGGTGCGGGCATCCCGCTGGTGCACGCCACCCCGATGCCCTACGACGACTACTTCGACGGCCAGGTCCCGGACTTCCTGTACTTCGAGCGGATGCTCGAGGACAGCGGCAGCGGCCTCAACGAGCCCGCCGCGGTGATCGTCGAGACGCTGCAGGGCGAGGGCGGCATCAACTCCTCGCGTCCCGAGTGGCTGCGCGGCCTCTACGAGCTGTGCCAGAAGCACGGCATCCTGATGATCGTCGACGACGTGCAGATGGGCTGCGGCCGCACCGGCCCGTTCTTCAGCTTCGAGGAAGCCGGCATCCAGCCCGACATCGTCTGCCTGTCGAAGTCGATCGGCGGCTACGGCATGCCGCTGGCCCTGACGCTCATCAAGTCCGAGCACGACGTCTGGGACCCGGGCGAGCACAACGGCACCTTCCGCGGCAACAACCCCGCGTTCGTCACCGCCACCGAAGCCCTCAAGGAGTACTGGAGCGACGACCGGCTGGAGAAGTCGACGATCGCCAAGGGCGAGCGCGTCGGCGAGGTTCTCGACGAGCTGGTCGCCAAGTACGACGGTGCGCTGGCCAAGGGCCGCGGCCTGGCCAGGGGCCTGGGCTTCGAGGACCCCGAGATCGCGGGCAAGGTGTCCAAGGCCGCGTTCGACCGCAAGCTGATCCTGGAGACCTCTGGTCCGGACAGCGAGGTCATCAAGATCATGCCGCCGTTGACCGTCTCGGATGAGGAGCTCGAACAGGGGCTTCAGATCATCCGCGAATCCGTGCATTCTGTGCTGGCCTGATTCAGCACCGCGCTTCTTCGAAGGAGGAGACTTGATCGTCCGTACTCTCGAGGAGATCGAGGACACCGACGCCGACATCAAGACCGAGAACTGGCGCAGCAAGCGCATCGTCCTGGCCAGGGAGAAGGTGGGCTTCTCGGTGCACGAGACCACCCTCTACGCCGGCACGGTGAACGACTTCTGGTACGCCAACCACATCGAAGCGGTGTTCGTGTTCGAGGGCGAGGGCGAGATCACCGACAAGGCGACCGGTGAGACCCACCAGCTCAAGCCGGGCTCGCTGTACCTGCTGAACAACCACGACAAGCACCAGGTCCGCCCGAAGACCGACATGCGGACGGTGTGCGTGTTCAACCCGCCCGTCACCGGGCGTGAGGTGCACGACGAGAACGGGGTGTACCCGGTCATCGTCGAGGACGAAGAGGAAGCCGCGAGCTGACCTCCTGGCCGCCGTTCCCGGTGCAGTTACCGGCGGCAGGCATATTCGCCGTGGGCGGTGGGTAGTCCGG is a window of Saccharopolyspora erythraea NRRL 2338 DNA encoding:
- the ectB gene encoding diaminobutyrate--2-oxoglutarate transaminase → MNNIFESLESEVRSYCRTWPAVFDVAKGSYLYAEDGTAYLDFFAGAGALNYGHNNPVLKRKLLEYLERDGVTHGLDQATKAKREFLETLDEKLLKPRGLDYKVQFPGPTGTNSVESALKLVRKITGRESIISFTNAFHGMTLGSLSVTGNSMKRGGAGIPLVHATPMPYDDYFDGQVPDFLYFERMLEDSGSGLNEPAAVIVETLQGEGGINSSRPEWLRGLYELCQKHGILMIVDDVQMGCGRTGPFFSFEEAGIQPDIVCLSKSIGGYGMPLALTLIKSEHDVWDPGEHNGTFRGNNPAFVTATEALKEYWSDDRLEKSTIAKGERVGEVLDELVAKYDGALAKGRGLARGLGFEDPEIAGKVSKAAFDRKLILETSGPDSEVIKIMPPLTVSDEELEQGLQIIRESVHSVLA
- a CDS encoding ectoine synthase, which codes for MIVRTLEEIEDTDADIKTENWRSKRIVLAREKVGFSVHETTLYAGTVNDFWYANHIEAVFVFEGEGEITDKATGETHQLKPGSLYLLNNHDKHQVRPKTDMRTVCVFNPPVTGREVHDENGVYPVIVEDEEEAAS
- a CDS encoding antitoxin, with amino-acid sequence MSIMDKLKEFVGKSPDKFHRGIDKAASAADEKTGGKHSDKINRGAEQARKYVDRQGEQGGPEQGGAGRPPGGGPGQP
- a CDS encoding type II toxin-antitoxin system RelE family toxin, translated to MSPRGSYTISYTAAARRQMNRLPLAAAMAMHDHLTGPVADNPHRLGKRLDAPFEELHSTRRGEYRALYSINDEQILVTVVTVAHRRDAYRSR
- a CDS encoding S1 family peptidase; translated protein: MSIARTLAGAVGAALAMATFAAPAQAAEPTPPPDMRPMIIDGSEVDSAPWAARLFVNGQENCSATIIAPEWVLTAQHCVDGAGDGVSFNIGNVDQTQGEKANAKPGGVHVHDTADLALVNIDHAVQTEYAPLGSTGDVNVGDTAQTYGWGATCTDKPEIQCQSQILKVANVNVTDIACQDYRGGTAVCATRGDGIPAGGDSGGPMFANNVQVGVASTSDRAENTAYTNITEYRDWIKQLAGV
- a CDS encoding DUF3099 domain-containing protein, which translates into the protein MRRTRREVALITDAAPSLTEEQRGRKRTYSVLMVLHLAGLTLAALLVDVPWLALGILVLTGPLLWVATVLANSRPPPERRRRAPPPCRALGG
- a CDS encoding NUDIX hydrolase; its protein translation is MYESAWVRVGLADISQPSGERFEHHTVWFPPPAMTVLLDDAEEHVLMAWRHRFAPDIWNWELPGGIIDEGEDPQETALRELIEETGYKPRKIEPLVTFEPAVGMLRNPHHVFLGRGAELVGDATEVNEGKFEWVPVANVPNLIREGKVKNSGTLVGLLHYLALGR
- the ectA gene encoding diaminobutyrate acetyltransferase, with the protein product MEIDAPVVADGPALYRITRDSGVLDVNSSYSYLLWCRDFAQTSAVARVDGEVVGFVTGFIRPDASDTIVVWQIAVDASQRGGGVAGKLLSHLLDRVVPRGVRYLETTITPDNTASIKLFSALARDRGAELVSSELFTAELFPDAHLGEDLYRIGPFAAAPAAAGGA